A genomic segment from Limibacillus halophilus encodes:
- a CDS encoding PaaI family thioesterase, which translates to MKTHKPIDPDFRQRVTNSFRQQTVMSLIGAELTRVDAGLAEISLPYRSDLCQQNGYFHAGITSTIADSAGGYAAYTLFPPGSGVLTVEFKINLLAPAFGDKLVAIGYVVKPGRTLTVCDVEIHAVQKEEVTLCAKMQQTLIRLDRRKEPRPS; encoded by the coding sequence ATGAAGACTCATAAACCCATAGATCCTGATTTCCGGCAAAGAGTAACAAACTCATTCCGACAACAAACGGTTATGTCGCTGATAGGCGCCGAATTGACACGGGTCGATGCGGGCTTGGCCGAAATCAGCCTGCCCTACCGATCCGACCTCTGTCAGCAGAACGGATATTTTCACGCCGGGATAACCAGCACGATCGCGGATTCAGCAGGCGGTTACGCTGCTTACACCCTATTTCCGCCGGGCTCTGGCGTTCTGACGGTGGAGTTCAAAATCAATCTTCTGGCGCCTGCATTCGGCGATAAATTGGTGGCGATCGGCTATGTCGTGAAGCCGGGCCGAACCCTAACCGTCTGTGATGTTGAAATTCATGCGGTGCAGAAAGAAGAAGTCACGCTTTGTGCAAAGATGCAACAAACCTTGATCAGGCTTGATCGACGTAAAGAGCCGAGGCCAAGCTAG
- a CDS encoding ornithine cyclodeaminase family protein codes for MLYLTDEKLNHLLTYETLVPALRDMHKVPPEVLEDMLLEQPAVAGGVDRILNRAAWQQGKALGVKLATIFPNNGKDGSDLPSIQALYVLFDGTNGSPQAVMDGTVLTWRKTAADSALGASFLARDDVEHMVMVGAGSMAPELIKAHLSVRPSLRRVSIFNRSAGRADDLVARLSTEAPGVSFSRVDDLEAAVGEADLVCCATMSQTPVVSGAWLRPGTHLDLIGAYTAEMREADDEALRRGRLFVDSRDTTIKHIGELMIPLRTGVIAESDVLADLVDLCRGEAPGRQTAEEITIFKNGGGGHLDLMTARHAITRASEEGVA; via the coding sequence TTGCTGTATTTGACAGATGAAAAACTGAATCACCTTTTGACATACGAAACCCTCGTTCCAGCACTTAGAGACATGCATAAAGTGCCGCCCGAGGTCTTGGAGGACATGTTGCTGGAGCAACCGGCCGTTGCCGGTGGCGTGGATAGAATCCTGAACCGGGCGGCTTGGCAGCAGGGTAAAGCCTTGGGCGTAAAGTTGGCGACAATCTTCCCGAACAATGGGAAGGACGGATCTGATTTACCGTCCATTCAGGCCCTTTACGTTCTTTTTGATGGTACAAACGGTTCGCCACAGGCGGTCATGGACGGCACTGTCCTGACATGGCGCAAGACCGCTGCGGATAGCGCGCTGGGCGCTTCCTTTCTTGCACGCGACGATGTGGAGCACATGGTCATGGTTGGCGCTGGTTCGATGGCGCCGGAGCTGATCAAGGCTCACCTGTCGGTCAGGCCATCGCTGAGGCGCGTATCGATCTTCAACCGCTCGGCGGGCCGGGCCGACGATCTCGTCGCCCGCCTGTCGACCGAAGCTCCGGGTGTATCTTTCAGCCGGGTCGACGATCTGGAAGCGGCGGTCGGCGAGGCGGACCTGGTTTGCTGTGCGACCATGAGCCAGACACCGGTTGTTTCGGGTGCTTGGCTGAGGCCGGGCACGCACCTCGATCTGATAGGTGCTTACACGGCCGAGATGAGGGAAGCGGATGACGAAGCGTTGCGGCGGGGACGCTTGTTCGTCGATTCGAGAGACACCACGATCAAGCATATCGGTGAGCTGATGATACCGCTGCGGACGGGTGTCATCGCGGAATCCGATGTTCTTGCCGATCTGGTCGATCTTTGCCGCGGCGAGGCGCCGGGGCGACAAACCGCCGAGGAAATTACAATCTTCAAGAATGGTGGCGGAGGGCATTTGGATTTGATGACCGCGCGCCATGCGATTACGCGCGCTTCCGAAGAGGGTGTCGCATGA
- the mgtE gene encoding magnesium transporter: MVDRPPEQERPEENPPQEQVGVGIDTSAEGSLVLPEELISSIHEALAAGDVQQAEVLVHALHPADAADILEILSADERTLLVEILGATIDPEVLSHLEPTIREEVLEQLGAENLARVLMHLDSDDAVEIFEDLEEDAQQHILSALPLAYRHILQEGLSYPEDSAGRLMAREFVAIPQSWTIGQTIDYLRAAEDLPDIFYDLYVVNPKHKPVGIIPLSRAIGARRPEKLGDLMDQELRTIPLTMDQEDVAYIFRQYGLASAPVVDAAGRLVGTITVDDVVLVIEEEAEEDIMKLAGVAETDLYDAAIDTAKARFTWLLLNLGTAVLASLVIGLFSGTIEKVVALAVLMPIVASMGGNAGTQTLTVAVRAIAMRDLGPWNALRFVGKEVIVGAANGVIFALVMGLVAWLWFDSAMIGLIIGVAMVLNLVVAALFGTLIPLGLERLKIDPAVASSVFLTTVTDVVGFLAFLGLAALMLT; this comes from the coding sequence ATGGTTGATCGTCCTCCCGAACAGGAGCGACCCGAGGAGAACCCGCCGCAAGAGCAGGTTGGCGTAGGGATAGACACCTCCGCCGAAGGCAGCCTCGTGCTGCCCGAGGAACTTATCAGTTCAATTCACGAGGCCTTGGCGGCCGGTGACGTGCAGCAGGCAGAAGTGCTGGTGCATGCGCTGCACCCGGCCGATGCTGCCGATATTCTCGAAATACTCTCCGCCGACGAGCGTACTTTGCTGGTCGAGATACTGGGTGCGACCATCGATCCGGAGGTTCTCAGCCATCTGGAGCCTACGATCCGCGAAGAGGTGCTCGAACAACTGGGCGCGGAGAACCTTGCCCGGGTGCTGATGCATCTGGACAGCGACGACGCCGTTGAAATTTTCGAGGATCTGGAGGAGGACGCGCAGCAGCACATCCTTTCGGCTCTGCCGCTGGCCTACCGGCACATCCTGCAGGAAGGCTTGAGCTATCCCGAGGACTCCGCCGGGCGCTTGATGGCCCGCGAGTTCGTCGCGATTCCGCAGAGCTGGACCATCGGTCAGACAATCGACTATTTGCGCGCCGCCGAGGACCTGCCGGATATCTTTTACGATCTCTATGTGGTCAACCCAAAGCACAAGCCGGTTGGTATCATTCCGCTGAGCCGCGCCATCGGCGCCCGTCGACCGGAAAAACTGGGCGACCTGATGGATCAGGAACTGCGTACGATTCCGCTGACGATGGATCAGGAAGATGTCGCCTACATCTTCCGCCAGTACGGCCTGGCATCGGCCCCGGTCGTCGATGCGGCCGGTCGCCTTGTCGGTACGATTACCGTCGATGACGTGGTGTTGGTTATCGAGGAAGAGGCGGAAGAGGACATCATGAAGCTGGCCGGTGTCGCCGAGACCGACCTCTATGACGCAGCGATCGATACGGCAAAGGCTCGTTTTACCTGGCTGTTGCTCAACCTCGGCACAGCCGTGCTGGCGTCACTGGTCATCGGCCTGTTCTCCGGCACCATTGAAAAGGTCGTGGCGCTGGCGGTTCTCATGCCGATTGTCGCCTCCATGGGTGGAAATGCCGGAACCCAAACGCTGACCGTTGCCGTACGTGCGATAGCGATGCGCGATCTGGGCCCTTGGAACGCGCTGAGGTTCGTGGGTAAGGAAGTGATCGTCGGGGCTGCCAACGGTGTTATTTTTGCGTTGGTCATGGGGTTGGTCGCCTGGCTCTGGTTCGACAGCGCCATGATTGGGTTGATTATCGGCGTGGCCATGGTTCTCAACCTTGTGGTCGCCGCTCTTTTTGGTACCTTGATTCCGCTCGGCCTCGAACGCCTGAAGATTGATCCGGCCGTGGCCTCGAGTGTGTTCTTGACTACGGTTACCGACGTTGTCGGATTCCTGGCTTTCCTTGGACTGGCGGCGTTGATGTTGACGTAA
- a CDS encoding NADP-dependent malic enzyme, with the protein MAKDFREAALAYHRQYPPGKLEIKATKPLANQADLALAYSPGVAEACRLIVDDPDQVASVTARGNLIGVVTNGTAVLGLGAIGPLAAKPVMEGKAVLFKKFAGIDVFDIEVDERDPDRFVDIVAALEPTFGGINLEDIKAPECFEIEQRLRERMNIPVFHDDQHGTAIIVAAAIYNGLRLVGKKPEEVKLVTSGAGAAAIACLNLLVAIGVKRENIWVNDIMGLVYEGRTEQMDPWKGAYAQSSNMRSLDEVIEGADIFLGLSAPGVLTQSMVRKMADKPIIMALANPTPEIMPEEAKEASPGAIICSGRSDYPNQVNNVLCFPFIFKGALDVGATTINEEMKLACVKALADLAMAEPSEVVVRAYGETRSFGPEYLIPRPFDPRLLVEIAPAVAKAAMDSGVARRPIADLEAYKESLSQFVFRSGLVMKPVFDQARKDPKRVIYAEGEDERVLRAVQSAVDEGIARPILVGRPDVIHTRIERLGLRLQLDKDLEVINPESDSRYKDYWTSYHTLMERKGVTPDVARTIVRTRTSVIAALAVHKGDADAMICGVEGRFKKQVEHIRDVIGLADDAHCFAAMSLLILPRGIYFICDTYVAGDHNVQEFVEITLMAAAAVRRFGIEPKVAMISHSNFGAEPSETATKMRSAVALLHETHPELEVEGEMHADAALSESLRERMFPNSRLSGEANLLMMPTLDAANISFNLMKALGDGLPVGPILLGPRKPAHILTPSVTARGILNMTAVASVDAQAQLERRSSK; encoded by the coding sequence ATGGCAAAGGATTTTCGCGAAGCAGCACTCGCCTATCACCGGCAGTATCCGCCCGGAAAGCTGGAGATCAAGGCGACCAAGCCGCTGGCTAACCAAGCGGACTTGGCGCTTGCTTACTCGCCTGGCGTCGCGGAAGCCTGCCGACTGATCGTCGATGACCCGGATCAGGTGGCCAGCGTCACCGCCCGGGGAAACCTGATCGGTGTGGTTACGAACGGCACCGCGGTTCTGGGATTGGGCGCGATCGGGCCGCTTGCCGCCAAGCCGGTGATGGAAGGCAAGGCCGTTCTCTTCAAGAAGTTCGCCGGGATAGATGTTTTCGATATTGAGGTGGATGAGCGCGACCCGGATCGCTTCGTTGATATCGTCGCAGCCCTGGAGCCGACGTTCGGCGGCATCAATCTGGAAGACATAAAGGCGCCGGAGTGCTTCGAGATCGAACAGCGCTTGCGTGAGCGCATGAACATCCCGGTTTTCCATGACGATCAACACGGTACGGCCATCATAGTCGCAGCAGCGATCTACAATGGATTGCGGCTGGTCGGGAAGAAGCCGGAAGAGGTGAAGCTGGTAACGTCGGGTGCCGGAGCGGCGGCGATTGCATGCCTCAACCTTTTGGTGGCTATCGGTGTCAAACGCGAGAACATCTGGGTCAACGACATCATGGGGCTGGTCTACGAGGGCCGTACGGAGCAGATGGATCCCTGGAAGGGTGCTTACGCGCAGTCCAGCAATATGCGCAGCCTGGATGAGGTTATCGAAGGCGCCGATATTTTCCTCGGTCTGTCGGCGCCGGGCGTACTTACCCAGTCCATGGTTCGGAAGATGGCCGACAAACCGATCATCATGGCGTTGGCCAATCCGACGCCTGAGATCATGCCGGAGGAGGCTAAAGAAGCCTCGCCGGGGGCCATCATATGTAGCGGACGCAGCGACTACCCCAACCAGGTCAATAACGTCCTTTGCTTTCCTTTCATCTTCAAGGGCGCGCTTGACGTAGGCGCCACGACAATCAACGAGGAAATGAAGTTGGCCTGCGTCAAGGCATTGGCCGATTTGGCCATGGCTGAGCCGTCCGAGGTCGTCGTGCGCGCTTATGGTGAAACGCGGTCTTTCGGGCCGGAATATCTGATTCCAAGGCCTTTCGACCCCAGGCTGTTAGTTGAAATCGCACCGGCGGTCGCAAAGGCGGCGATGGACAGCGGCGTCGCCCGGCGACCGATCGCCGACCTTGAGGCCTACAAGGAAAGCCTCAGTCAGTTTGTCTTCCGCTCTGGGCTGGTGATGAAGCCGGTCTTCGATCAGGCGCGCAAGGATCCCAAGCGGGTCATCTATGCCGAAGGCGAGGACGAACGCGTTTTGCGGGCGGTGCAGTCCGCAGTGGACGAAGGTATAGCGCGCCCAATCCTTGTCGGCCGCCCCGATGTTATCCATACACGGATTGAGCGGTTGGGCCTGCGTCTGCAGCTCGACAAGGACTTGGAAGTTATCAACCCCGAAAGCGACAGCCGCTACAAGGATTACTGGACCAGCTATCACACCTTGATGGAACGCAAGGGCGTGACCCCCGATGTGGCACGCACGATCGTGCGCACGCGCACCTCTGTCATCGCCGCCCTGGCTGTCCATAAAGGCGATGCGGACGCTATGATCTGCGGCGTGGAAGGGCGTTTCAAGAAGCAGGTAGAGCACATTCGCGATGTGATCGGATTGGCAGACGATGCCCATTGCTTCGCGGCCATGAGCCTTCTGATCCTGCCGCGCGGCATCTATTTCATCTGCGATACTTACGTGGCAGGCGACCATAACGTCCAGGAGTTCGTCGAGATCACGCTGATGGCCGCCGCCGCTGTTCGCCGATTCGGCATCGAGCCCAAGGTGGCGATGATCTCCCACTCCAACTTTGGTGCGGAGCCCAGCGAGACGGCGACCAAGATGCGCAGTGCCGTGGCACTGCTTCACGAGACCCACCCTGAATTGGAGGTGGAAGGGGAAATGCATGCCGATGCGGCCCTTTCCGAGAGTTTGCGTGAAAGGATGTTCCCGAATTCGCGTTTGTCGGGAGAGGCAAACTTATTGATGATGCCGACCTTGGATGCGGCGAATATTTCCTTCAATCTGATGAAAGCGTTGGGAGACGGCTTGCCGGTCGGGCCGATTTTGCTGGGACCGCGCAAGCCCGCGCACATTTTAACCCCCTCCGTGACCGCAAGGGGTATCCTGAACATGACGGCGGTTGCTTCCGTCGATGCGCAGGCGCAGCTTGAGAGGCGGAGTAGCAAATGA
- the lipB gene encoding lipoyl(octanoyl) transferase LipB has product MIEQQVKVFADTPEWLHTDTLVPYPDALAFMEQRVAEIRQGIAPECIWLLEHPPLYTAGTSANAEDLLDSRFPVYEAGRGGQYTYHGPGQRVAYVMLDLKRRGPDVRCYVHNLEEWIIRTLAKFNVEGERRAGRVGIWIDRGSDAQGQRREDKIAAIGVRVRRWVTYHGISINLEPDLTHFEGIVPCGIREHGVTSLVDLGLPVTLQDLDAALKLSFEEVFGGSDGN; this is encoded by the coding sequence ATGATCGAACAACAAGTAAAAGTTTTCGCCGACACACCGGAGTGGCTGCATACCGATACGCTGGTTCCCTATCCCGACGCGCTGGCCTTCATGGAGCAACGGGTGGCGGAAATCCGCCAGGGAATCGCCCCGGAATGCATCTGGTTGCTGGAACACCCTCCCCTCTACACAGCGGGCACCAGCGCCAATGCCGAGGATCTGCTAGATTCGCGTTTTCCGGTCTATGAAGCCGGTCGCGGCGGCCAGTATACCTACCACGGCCCCGGCCAGCGCGTTGCCTACGTGATGCTGGACCTAAAGCGGCGCGGCCCGGATGTCCGCTGCTACGTCCATAATCTGGAAGAATGGATCATCCGCACGCTCGCGAAGTTCAATGTCGAAGGTGAACGGCGCGCCGGGCGCGTCGGAATCTGGATCGATCGCGGGTCAGACGCTCAAGGCCAGCGACGGGAAGATAAGATCGCCGCCATCGGTGTGCGTGTGCGCCGCTGGGTCACCTACCACGGTATTTCCATCAACCTGGAGCCCGATCTTACTCACTTCGAGGGAATCGTGCCCTGCGGCATCCGCGAGCATGGTGTCACCTCGCTCGTCGATCTGGGGCTTCCGGTAACACTGCAAGACCTGGACGCGGCGTTGAAGCTCAGCTTCGAAGAGGTCTTCGGCGGTTCTGACGGCAATTAG
- a CDS encoding NAD(P)/FAD-dependent oxidoreductase, with protein MAGEKKKVVVIGAGAIGVCTALYLLRDGHDVTLVEKDGPAEGASFGNGSVIGEESVVPVAMPGIFWRVPKMLLNPLGPLAVRWSYLPQLAPWLVEFLKASSPARVEEISKALAALMAGTFEAYDPLLEMAGEPDMIRRTGWMGVYETEKGFANDSRYLDIQKRRGVEHEILQAEEIRQLEPSLAPIFKRAVYYPKVGYSINNYRMVRAFAEAFQRGGGRYLQAEVSGFDIGEAGPRAVRTDKETVACDAVVVAAGAWSKPLAEALGAPVLLDTERGYHMTYPTPGVAPRLPVYSTERAFVATPLENGLRVAGTVELGGLKAAPNWNRAKVLESHVSRWYPGLNTEGGKPWMGFRPSMPDSLPVIGRSPRHANAFLAFGHGHCGLMLAARTGALVAEMVSDKPMSLDMTPYRPDRF; from the coding sequence ATGGCGGGAGAGAAGAAGAAAGTCGTTGTCATAGGCGCGGGCGCTATTGGGGTTTGTACGGCGCTCTATCTGCTGCGTGATGGACATGATGTGACTCTGGTCGAAAAAGACGGACCCGCCGAGGGAGCCTCGTTCGGCAACGGCAGCGTCATCGGCGAGGAATCCGTGGTTCCCGTCGCCATGCCGGGAATTTTCTGGCGCGTGCCGAAGATGTTGCTCAACCCGCTTGGACCTTTGGCTGTGCGCTGGTCCTACCTTCCGCAGCTTGCACCCTGGCTGGTAGAGTTCCTAAAGGCCAGCAGCCCGGCGCGCGTCGAGGAGATATCCAAGGCTCTGGCAGCGCTGATGGCCGGCACTTTCGAAGCCTATGATCCTTTGCTGGAAATGGCCGGCGAGCCCGACATGATCCGGCGCACCGGCTGGATGGGGGTTTACGAGACGGAAAAGGGTTTTGCCAACGACAGCCGTTATCTGGATATCCAGAAACGGCGCGGCGTCGAGCATGAAATCCTGCAGGCCGAGGAGATCCGGCAGCTTGAACCTAGTCTTGCGCCAATTTTCAAGCGGGCGGTCTACTATCCGAAGGTCGGCTATTCCATCAACAACTACCGCATGGTGCGGGCTTTTGCCGAGGCCTTCCAGCGCGGCGGCGGACGCTACCTGCAAGCCGAGGTGTCCGGCTTCGACATAGGTGAGGCGGGACCGCGCGCGGTGCGGACAGACAAAGAGACAGTCGCTTGTGATGCGGTGGTCGTAGCCGCTGGCGCCTGGTCCAAACCGCTGGCAGAGGCTCTTGGCGCGCCGGTGCTATTGGATACTGAGCGTGGCTACCATATGACCTATCCGACGCCCGGCGTCGCACCGCGTCTGCCGGTTTACTCAACCGAGCGCGCATTCGTGGCAACGCCGCTGGAGAACGGCTTGCGCGTGGCGGGTACGGTCGAACTCGGGGGCCTGAAAGCAGCGCCTAACTGGAACCGGGCCAAGGTTCTGGAGAGCCATGTATCGCGCTGGTATCCGGGTCTCAACACAGAGGGCGGCAAACCCTGGATGGGCTTTCGTCCGTCGATGCCGGATTCCCTGCCGGTGATCGGACGCAGCCCCCGCCATGCCAACGCCTTCCTGGCTTTCGGCCATGGTCACTGCGGTTTGATGCTTGCGGCCAGGACCGGCGCACTGGTCGCGGAAATGGTTTCTGATAAGCCGATGTCGCTCGATATGACGCCCTACAGGCCAGATCGCTTCTAA
- a CDS encoding phytoene desaturase family protein: MAAEAQYDVVVIGAGHNGLTCAGYLARGGLRVKVVERRSVVGGAALTEEFHPGFRNSVYSYVVSLLSPKVIKDLELAKHGLTILDRPSGSFSALPDGQHLLLSRNMEIAKREIAKFSTEDAGAYEAFDRLLGELAEALRDVVNEGPPNLGGGLADLWIGLKTGNRLRKLSTSKQGALAELFTMSIGDYLNRWFESDPIKGDLGFEGIIGNMVSPYAQGSAYVLLHHAFGEVNGRTGAWGHAKGGMGSITQAMAKACQAHNVDIETDAGVREVLTEKGQAKGVVLEDGRVIRARAVAANVNPKLLFGKMVDGALLPDDFRRRMDGWRCRSGTFRMNVALSELPRFASLNGEDDEKYLTGTINVAPSLPYLEQAYDDARLKGWAAKPVISMCIPSLLDDSLAPEGCHVASLFCQHFNPELPGGQSWDAVKEGVADTIIETLDAVAPNFKNAVVGRQVKSPLDLERDLGLIGGDIFHGALHLDQIYSLRPAAGYADYRMPLPGLYLCGSGAHPGGGVSGLPGHHAAHVILKDARRRK; the protein is encoded by the coding sequence TTGGCTGCTGAAGCGCAATATGACGTCGTGGTGATTGGAGCCGGGCATAATGGTCTGACTTGTGCCGGATATCTGGCACGCGGTGGGTTGCGGGTGAAGGTCGTGGAGCGACGGTCCGTGGTTGGTGGCGCAGCGCTTACCGAGGAGTTTCACCCTGGTTTTCGCAACTCGGTATACTCTTACGTCGTCAGCCTCCTTTCACCGAAGGTCATCAAGGATTTGGAGTTGGCAAAGCACGGCTTGACGATCCTGGATCGTCCTTCCGGCTCCTTCTCGGCTTTGCCGGACGGTCAGCACTTGCTGCTCAGCCGCAACATGGAGATCGCAAAGCGGGAAATCGCGAAGTTCTCGACTGAAGATGCCGGCGCCTACGAGGCTTTTGACCGCCTGCTTGGCGAATTGGCCGAAGCCTTGCGCGATGTGGTGAACGAGGGGCCGCCAAACTTGGGCGGCGGTCTTGCCGACCTCTGGATCGGTTTGAAGACAGGCAACCGATTGCGCAAGCTCTCAACCAGCAAACAAGGCGCTTTGGCCGAATTGTTCACAATGTCGATCGGTGACTATTTGAACCGCTGGTTCGAAAGCGACCCCATCAAGGGCGACTTAGGGTTTGAGGGCATCATTGGGAACATGGTCAGCCCCTATGCGCAAGGCTCAGCCTACGTGTTGCTGCATCACGCCTTCGGGGAGGTGAATGGCCGCACCGGTGCTTGGGGCCATGCCAAGGGTGGGATGGGGTCTATTACCCAGGCGATGGCAAAAGCTTGCCAAGCACACAATGTCGATATCGAGACCGATGCGGGCGTCCGTGAGGTGCTGACCGAGAAAGGCCAGGCCAAAGGCGTGGTGCTGGAGGACGGACGTGTGATTCGTGCGCGGGCCGTGGCGGCGAACGTCAATCCGAAACTGTTGTTCGGCAAGATGGTTGATGGCGCCTTGTTGCCCGATGATTTCCGCCGGCGGATGGACGGGTGGCGCTGCCGCTCGGGTACTTTCCGCATGAATGTTGCGCTCTCTGAGCTACCGCGTTTTGCCTCGCTGAACGGCGAGGACGATGAGAAGTATCTGACCGGCACCATCAACGTCGCACCATCGCTCCCCTACCTCGAGCAGGCCTACGATGATGCGCGATTGAAGGGCTGGGCGGCGAAGCCCGTTATCTCGATGTGCATTCCGTCGCTTCTGGACGATAGCCTGGCTCCGGAGGGCTGCCATGTCGCCAGCCTTTTCTGCCAGCATTTCAACCCAGAACTCCCCGGCGGCCAGTCATGGGATGCGGTGAAGGAAGGGGTCGCCGATACGATCATCGAGACGCTGGATGCCGTCGCGCCCAATTTCAAAAACGCGGTCGTCGGCCGCCAGGTAAAGTCGCCATTGGATTTGGAGCGCGATCTAGGGTTGATCGGTGGCGATATTTTTCATGGTGCATTGCATCTGGATCAGATTTACAGCTTGCGTCCGGCGGCTGGTTATGCGGATTACCGTATGCCGTTGCCGGGCCTTTATCTCTGCGGATCAGGGGCTCATCCAGGCGGCGGCGTTTCCGGATTGCCGGGACATCACGCCGCCCACGTAATTCTGAAGGACGCAAGGCGTCGCAAGTAA
- a CDS encoding GNAT family N-acetyltransferase — MPDGTDNEQPLEVVLIGSLSDVAAQQWDACAGAANPTLSHGFLKLLEDSGAATRDSGWMARHLAIRSPLDASRLLACAPLYVKSHSYGEYVFDWGWADAYERAGGRYYPKLQSAVPFTPVPGARLLVRPDLSPGEPTGDQLRQALLSAMVRLTGEHGLSSLHLTFCTAEEWQLGGELGLLKRRGMQYHWENRGYRCFDDFLAKLTSRKRKNLRKEREAVARSGVTLRHLVGGEIKARHWRDFYGFYLATVDKKWAHAYLTQEFFEGLSSALGDRVLLVLAEKDGEPVAGAFNLIGKKRLYGRNWGCLEEFRFLHFEACYYQAIDFAIEQGLEVVEAGAQGEHKIQRGYLPVDTYSLHWIADPALAQPVSRFLTQERASLDQDRQYLLEHSPYRSGD; from the coding sequence ATGCCGGACGGAACCGATAACGAGCAACCTTTGGAAGTCGTCCTGATTGGCAGCTTGTCCGATGTCGCGGCGCAACAGTGGGATGCTTGTGCCGGTGCGGCCAACCCGACCCTTAGCCATGGTTTCTTGAAGCTGCTGGAAGACAGCGGCGCAGCGACCCGTGATAGCGGTTGGATGGCCCGCCATCTTGCCATTCGCAGTCCCTTGGACGCCAGCAGACTGTTGGCCTGTGCGCCGCTCTACGTCAAAAGCCACTCCTACGGCGAATATGTCTTCGATTGGGGTTGGGCTGACGCCTATGAACGCGCCGGCGGGCGCTACTATCCGAAGCTTCAATCCGCAGTACCCTTCACCCCCGTACCCGGCGCCCGACTGCTGGTAAGACCTGATCTTTCCCCCGGTGAGCCAACGGGCGATCAACTCCGTCAGGCATTGCTCAGCGCCATGGTTCGACTGACCGGGGAGCACGGCCTTTCCTCGCTGCACCTTACCTTCTGCACGGCGGAAGAATGGCAGCTAGGCGGAGAGTTGGGCCTCTTGAAACGCCGCGGGATGCAATACCATTGGGAAAACCGTGGCTATCGCTGTTTCGACGATTTTCTCGCAAAGCTCACCTCGCGAAAGCGCAAGAATCTCCGCAAGGAACGCGAGGCCGTCGCCCGCAGTGGCGTGACGCTGCGGCACCTCGTCGGCGGCGAAATTAAAGCCCGGCATTGGCGCGACTTCTACGGCTTCTACCTGGCAACGGTGGACAAGAAATGGGCTCACGCTTATCTGACTCAGGAATTCTTCGAAGGGCTATCCTCGGCGCTGGGAGACCGCGTCCTGTTGGTTCTGGCGGAAAAGGACGGCGAGCCGGTGGCAGGCGCGTTCAATCTGATCGGCAAGAAGCGGCTCTACGGACGAAACTGGGGTTGTCTCGAAGAGTTTCGCTTCCTCCATTTCGAGGCTTGCTACTATCAAGCCATTGATTTTGCGATCGAACAGGGGCTCGAGGTCGTCGAAGCTGGGGCCCAGGGAGAGCACAAAATTCAACGTGGCTATCTTCCGGTCGATACCTACAGCCTGCATTGGATCGCCGACCCGGCGCTGGCACAGCCCGTTTCACGGTTTCTGACACAGGAACGGGCCAGCCTGGACCAGGACCGGCAATACCTGCTGGAACACAGTCCCTATCGCAGCGGCGATTAA